The Candidatus Goldiibacteriota bacterium genome includes a window with the following:
- a CDS encoding AMIN domain-containing protein, protein MKNKFVLLPLFIITMLFVAGTVTLNAEDEDFISVSPVEKVESSSAMEAGAVKAAAVVKPAAKGGSITGVNSSETGSKVKVTVNVSEKVKYKATELSSPARVLLQLENTSTKSDTIKVSKGSVQKVRLAPHDSTAWVVIDMDSAQKWQVTNQGNNIVVEVDKGAGKASVEPEQPIKRVSGMIYRVVDVAASEQDSKIRVLITTDGPAKYRMIKDSKNNTLKLDIVDAVSSVSFGSVNVNKGTVKKISITENKRSKEVAVNLSLSKDSPYTVTRDHNQIIVDVEKGEETVQAKAKYLNLRQKISINVQNASLPGVLRMLASQTGFEFTTSQSVSLASPVTMKVDDQPLSVVLRDLLVPQNLYYEARGDMITIGSPAEIKSEKAMQPKMTKHYSPRTMKDADLVKILQKQVASNPILDIIIDEDTSPGMNKILINGTRYDINTVMDMIADIDATDGSSQEYSSGIVTKIFKLKNIRLMTRSGDSLEDSSVAELKAMLTNTLAADEEANFNFDLRTSSIVVTASQTYMKRVEKIIDALDVRVPQVIIEAKLYEVNINNIKDLGVAWDAASQNNEPYIKGEMIPLAMANPAGKLTLGTVLSGFKINAYLTALEQKNEAKLLSAPKIAVQSDREAVIETMRRTYYEVQNIVTNANSAPIITTEYKNLDLPISLRVVPKITNKNEIDMNVTVKVVKLVGTTSTSAGPPDTSEQEATTYVKAANNDTLVIGGLMSERIYDTIEKVPLLGDIPLLGELFKSTKKSTEKVELIVFLTPSIVED, encoded by the coding sequence ATGAAGAATAAATTTGTTTTATTGCCGCTGTTTATTATTACCATGCTGTTTGTTGCAGGCACGGTCACATTAAACGCGGAGGATGAGGATTTTATAAGCGTTTCTCCGGTAGAGAAAGTTGAATCGTCATCCGCGATGGAAGCCGGCGCTGTAAAAGCTGCTGCGGTTGTTAAACCGGCCGCAAAGGGCGGTTCTATAACCGGCGTCAACAGTTCTGAAACAGGCTCAAAAGTGAAAGTTACCGTAAATGTTTCCGAAAAGGTTAAATATAAAGCCACGGAATTATCTTCGCCTGCAAGGGTGCTTCTGCAGCTTGAAAATACATCCACAAAATCCGATACCATAAAAGTTTCAAAGGGTTCTGTTCAGAAAGTAAGGCTTGCCCCGCACGATTCCACCGCGTGGGTGGTAATAGACATGGACAGCGCGCAGAAATGGCAGGTAACAAATCAGGGCAATAATATTGTGGTGGAAGTGGATAAAGGCGCGGGAAAAGCCTCTGTTGAACCTGAACAGCCCATAAAAAGGGTTTCAGGCATGATATACAGGGTGGTTGATGTGGCGGCGTCGGAGCAGGATTCAAAAATAAGGGTGCTTATTACCACTGACGGCCCGGCTAAGTACAGAATGATTAAGGATTCCAAAAATAACACTTTAAAGCTTGATATTGTGGACGCTGTATCTTCCGTATCGTTTGGCTCTGTAAACGTGAATAAAGGCACGGTTAAGAAAATATCAATAACAGAAAATAAAAGGTCCAAAGAAGTTGCGGTAAACCTCTCTTTGTCCAAGGATTCTCCTTATACTGTTACAAGGGATCATAATCAGATAATTGTGGATGTTGAAAAAGGGGAAGAAACTGTTCAGGCAAAGGCGAAATATTTAAATTTAAGGCAGAAGATATCAATTAATGTCCAGAACGCAAGCCTTCCGGGAGTTTTAAGGATGCTTGCTTCGCAGACCGGTTTTGAATTTACCACAAGCCAGTCTGTGTCGCTTGCTTCGCCTGTGACGATGAAAGTTGATGACCAGCCGCTTAGTGTGGTGTTAAGGGACCTTCTTGTGCCTCAGAACCTTTATTATGAAGCCAGGGGAGACATGATAACAATTGGTTCGCCCGCGGAAATTAAAAGTGAAAAAGCAATGCAGCCCAAGATGACAAAACATTATTCGCCAAGGACAATGAAGGATGCCGACCTGGTTAAGATACTTCAGAAACAGGTGGCTTCCAATCCGATACTGGACATAATTATTGATGAAGATACGTCGCCGGGTATGAACAAGATACTTATAAACGGCACCAGGTATGACATAAACACAGTAATGGATATGATAGCGGATATTGACGCCACTGACGGAAGCTCTCAGGAATACAGCTCCGGAATAGTGACTAAAATATTTAAACTGAAAAATATCAGGCTTATGACAAGGTCAGGGGATTCGCTTGAAGATTCCAGCGTGGCGGAATTAAAGGCTATGCTTACAAACACCCTTGCCGCCGATGAAGAGGCAAACTTTAACTTTGATTTAAGGACATCAAGCATAGTTGTGACCGCAAGCCAGACATATATGAAACGCGTTGAAAAAATAATAGACGCGCTTGATGTAAGGGTGCCGCAGGTAATAATAGAGGCAAAGCTTTATGAAGTTAACATAAATAACATAAAAGATCTTGGCGTGGCGTGGGACGCGGCTTCGCAGAATAACGAGCCGTATATTAAAGGCGAAATGATCCCCCTTGCCATGGCGAATCCCGCGGGCAAGCTGACGCTGGGCACCGTATTAAGCGGTTTTAAAATTAACGCTTATTTAACCGCGCTGGAACAGAAAAACGAAGCAAAACTTCTGTCAGCGCCAAAGATAGCTGTACAGTCAGACAGGGAAGCGGTAATAGAGACTATGAGAAGGACGTATTACGAAGTGCAGAACATAGTTACAAATGCCAATTCAGCGCCTATTATCACCACAGAGTACAAAAATCTTGACCTGCCTATATCGTTAAGGGTGGTTCCAAAAATTACAAATAAAAACGAGATAGATATGAACGTGACTGTAAAAGTGGTAAAACTTGTGGGTACCACTTCCACTTCAGCAGGCCCTCCTGACACTTCAGAGCAGGAAGCCACCACGTATGTAAAAGCCGCGAACAATGACACCCTTGTAATAGGCGGGCTGATGAGCGAACGTATCTATGATACCATTGAAAAAGTGCCGCTTCTTGGCGATATCCCGCTTTTAGGGGAGCTTTTTAAAAGCACAAAAAAATCCACAGAGAAGGTGGAATTGATAGTGTTCCTGACCCCTTCTATTGTTGAAGACTGA
- the aroC gene encoding chorismate synthase has protein sequence MLRFLTAGESHGKGLTVIIDGVPSNIKLTPDDFDNYLAERQKGYGRGGRQKIETDRAEIISGIRFGKTTGAPISVFIKNKDFENWAQKMDAWQRPSSLEELNIPRPGHADLSGGIRYNHKDFRNVLERASARETAARIITGALAVKFLKLFDVEVFGFTDAIAGVAAQYPKQSSIKDIKKLAAEADAASGAQLRFPDKNNSSNVKAVIDMAVKEGDTLGGVLKIITSKLPPGLGDYTQWDKKLDAKLAMALMSLQAVKGVEIGAGFAYAAATGSSMHDEIFYSKKDGYYRKTNNSGGIEGGMTNGGPLEIKAALKPISTVLKGLKSVNVKNKKAVKTVYERSDVCAVPAAALIAETIVAAELMKAFQEKFGSGDIDYILSNYDNYKKYVKKYRV, from the coding sequence ATGTTAAGATTTCTAACCGCGGGAGAATCGCACGGAAAAGGGCTTACCGTAATAATAGACGGTGTGCCTTCAAATATAAAATTAACACCCGATGATTTTGATAATTATCTGGCGGAACGCCAGAAAGGGTACGGCCGCGGCGGCAGGCAGAAAATAGAAACTGACCGCGCCGAAATTATTTCCGGTATACGTTTCGGGAAAACCACAGGCGCGCCCATATCTGTTTTTATAAAAAACAAAGATTTTGAAAATTGGGCGCAGAAAATGGACGCCTGGCAGCGTCCGTCATCACTTGAAGAACTTAATATACCAAGGCCGGGGCATGCTGACTTGTCCGGCGGAATACGGTATAACCATAAAGATTTCAGAAATGTGCTGGAACGCGCCAGCGCCAGGGAGACCGCCGCCAGGATAATAACCGGCGCGCTTGCGGTAAAATTCCTTAAACTGTTTGATGTTGAAGTTTTTGGTTTTACGGATGCAATTGCCGGCGTTGCCGCGCAGTATCCAAAACAGTCATCAATTAAAGATATAAAAAAACTGGCAGCGGAAGCTGATGCGGCATCCGGGGCGCAGCTTCGTTTTCCCGATAAAAATAATTCGTCAAACGTAAAAGCCGTAATTGATATGGCTGTTAAAGAAGGCGACACGCTGGGCGGTGTTTTAAAAATTATCACTTCTAAATTACCCCCCGGGCTTGGCGATTATACGCAGTGGGACAAAAAACTTGACGCAAAGCTGGCTATGGCATTGATGAGCCTGCAGGCGGTAAAAGGCGTGGAAATAGGCGCGGGGTTTGCATACGCCGCGGCCACCGGAAGCTCCATGCATGACGAAATTTTTTATTCAAAAAAAGACGGTTATTACAGAAAAACCAACAACTCCGGCGGAATTGAAGGCGGAATGACAAACGGCGGTCCGTTGGAAATAAAAGCCGCGTTAAAACCCATCTCCACGGTTTTAAAGGGGTTAAAGTCTGTTAATGTTAAAAATAAAAAAGCGGTTAAGACCGTATACGAAAGGTCGGATGTCTGCGCTGTTCCGGCAGCGGCTCTGATTGCGGAGACCATTGTTGCGGCAGAACTTATGAAAGCTTTCCAGGAAAAATTCGGCAGCGGAGATATTGATTACATACTTTCCAATTATGATAATTACAAGAAGTACGTGAAGAAATATCGGGTGTAA
- a CDS encoding shikimate kinase, with protein MGKIVSRITGMKFVDLDAQIEKSAKKKISRIFETRGELYFRGLETKALAKAGCKKGAVISTGGGIIKMDENLPLLKKAGLVVYLKNSFAVCKKRLEGKTDRPLFNKDNLKSARALFKSRLELYKKAADITVVTDRLNAEEAAKLIVAKAEKIWNR; from the coding sequence GTGGGAAAAATAGTATCCCGTATTACCGGTATGAAGTTTGTGGACCTTGACGCGCAGATAGAAAAAAGCGCTAAAAAAAAAATAAGCCGTATTTTTGAAACTCGAGGCGAACTTTATTTCCGCGGTCTTGAAACAAAAGCCCTTGCTAAAGCGGGCTGTAAAAAAGGCGCCGTAATTTCAACCGGCGGCGGGATAATTAAGATGGACGAAAATCTGCCCCTGCTGAAAAAAGCGGGTTTGGTGGTTTATCTTAAGAACTCATTTGCGGTATGCAAAAAGCGGCTTGAAGGCAAAACTGACAGGCCGCTTTTTAATAAAGATAATCTTAAAAGCGCACGCGCGCTTTTTAAAAGCAGGCTGGAACTTTATAAAAAAGCCGCGGATATAACGGTGGTAACTGACAGGTTAAATGCCGAAGAAGCGGCAAAACTTATAGTTGCAAAGGCGGAAAAAATTTGGAACAGGTAA
- a CDS encoding 3-dehydroquinate synthase, with protein sequence MEQVRVKLKNNPYTVYIGADILHKTGEILSGFKKGNRVLVVSNKKVFSLYGKKLMAGLKGRFAAGIHLIKDGEQYKRLDAVASIYDACVKNKLDRHSAIIALGGGVVGDVAGFAAATYMRGIDVVQIPTTLLAQVDSSVGGKTGVDLPAGKNLAGAFHQPLFVVADINTLNTLSEREYLNGMAEAIKHGIILDAEYFNFMEINRAAILKRDKTAVQKLVKKSVEIKASVVEKDEKEKSGLRAFLNYGHTAGHAIEAALNYKGLKHGEAIAAGAVIAAGLSRSLKLCSQETENRINKVFSEYNLIKPLRKLKNTQIISRLSGDKKAKNGKLIFVLTKEIGCVILKEITDFSAIKKELNRFNALFF encoded by the coding sequence TTGGAACAGGTAAGGGTGAAATTAAAAAATAATCCGTACACGGTTTACATAGGCGCTGATATCCTTCATAAAACAGGGGAGATACTCTCCGGATTTAAAAAAGGAAACAGGGTGCTTGTGGTCAGCAATAAGAAAGTTTTTTCGCTGTACGGCAAAAAACTTATGGCCGGGTTAAAAGGCAGATTTGCGGCAGGTATTCATTTAATTAAAGACGGCGAACAGTATAAAAGGCTTGACGCTGTAGCTTCAATTTATGACGCGTGCGTAAAGAATAAACTGGACAGGCATTCGGCAATTATTGCCCTTGGCGGCGGTGTTGTGGGCGACGTGGCCGGCTTTGCGGCAGCGACCTATATGAGGGGAATAGATGTTGTTCAGATACCAACCACGCTTCTGGCGCAGGTGGACAGTTCTGTGGGCGGTAAAACAGGAGTGGATCTTCCGGCGGGAAAAAATCTTGCAGGCGCTTTTCATCAGCCGCTGTTTGTTGTTGCCGATATTAATACGCTTAATACTTTAAGTGAAAGGGAGTATTTAAACGGGATGGCGGAAGCTATTAAACACGGTATAATACTTGACGCTGAATATTTTAATTTCATGGAAATCAACAGGGCAGCCATTTTAAAAAGAGATAAAACAGCCGTGCAAAAACTTGTAAAAAAATCTGTGGAAATAAAAGCATCTGTTGTGGAAAAAGACGAAAAAGAAAAATCGGGTTTAAGGGCGTTCCTTAATTATGGGCATACGGCAGGGCATGCTATTGAAGCGGCATTAAATTATAAAGGGCTGAAACACGGCGAGGCAATAGCGGCAGGAGCGGTTATTGCGGCGGGGCTGTCAAGGAGTTTAAAATTGTGTTCGCAGGAAACGGAAAACAGAATAAATAAAGTATTTTCTGAGTATAATCTGATAAAACCTTTAAGAAAACTTAAAAACACCCAAATTATAAGCAGGTTATCAGGTGATAAGAAAGCGAAAAACGGTAAATTAATATTTGTATTGACAAAGGAAATTGGCTGTGTTATTTTAAAGGAAATTACTGATTTTTCAGCCATAAAAAAGGAATTAAATCGTTTTAATGCTTTATTTTTTTAA
- a CDS encoding tetratricopeptide repeat protein yields the protein MADAFKAEIEDLKKKLSQNPDSLAFVPLAEVYRKSGMYKEAVETCKAGLEKHPAYTSARVVLGRIYVEQELYDDAAEELKKVEAVDIDNIMVHSMLGNIYVKKQMFAKAVEQFQRVLSLNPEDTETQEKLQEALSAKQTVNTAPNKEEKPQQAAPAEKPAVKEEKPVMSDLQKSLKVAELYSKKEEFDKAIEIYRELLEKDAENIIIQQRLREVYDFQQKKINKQKEQKEKRKTAENDKITAEDILDVMKEAVENDLVDDDKSEPAAKKEEPKKEEAKKEEPKKEEVKKEEPKKEEVKKEEVKKEEPKKEEPKKEEDKKETVEKLPEIADNKKIEIGNVLQSLSTVDGIVGSLFLLRDGQLVASVLPTSINKSEIGGIVASIVNKTEQSVKNMKQGKLNQVVIASEHGQLLFTELGKGVLFIIGDENINVGKMGLVLKQVKEKMKQLM from the coding sequence ATGGCAGACGCCTTTAAGGCGGAAATTGAAGACCTAAAGAAAAAACTTTCGCAGAACCCTGATTCACTTGCGTTTGTCCCGCTTGCGGAGGTATACAGAAAATCCGGCATGTATAAGGAAGCGGTTGAAACCTGCAAAGCAGGGCTTGAAAAACATCCGGCTTACACATCCGCAAGGGTTGTGCTTGGAAGAATATATGTGGAACAGGAACTGTATGATGACGCGGCAGAAGAACTTAAAAAAGTTGAAGCCGTGGACATTGACAATATAATGGTTCATTCAATGCTTGGAAATATCTATGTTAAAAAGCAGATGTTTGCCAAAGCCGTGGAACAGTTTCAAAGGGTGCTGTCATTAAATCCGGAAGATACTGAAACACAGGAAAAACTTCAGGAAGCGCTGTCCGCAAAGCAGACCGTGAACACGGCGCCAAATAAAGAGGAAAAACCGCAGCAGGCGGCGCCTGCGGAAAAGCCCGCGGTTAAAGAAGAAAAACCGGTAATGTCAGACCTGCAGAAATCTCTTAAAGTGGCGGAATTATACTCCAAAAAAGAAGAATTTGATAAAGCCATAGAAATATACAGGGAGCTTCTTGAGAAAGACGCGGAAAATATAATAATTCAGCAGAGGTTAAGGGAAGTATATGATTTTCAGCAGAAGAAAATAAATAAACAGAAAGAGCAGAAAGAAAAACGCAAAACCGCTGAAAATGACAAGATAACCGCCGAAGATATTCTGGATGTAATGAAAGAGGCCGTTGAAAATGACCTTGTAGATGACGATAAAAGCGAACCTGCGGCAAAAAAGGAAGAACCGAAAAAGGAAGAGGCAAAAAAGGAAGAACCAAAGAAAGAAGAAGTTAAAAAGGAAGAACCGAAAAAAGAAGAAGTAAAAAAAGAGGAAGTTAAGAAAGAAGAACCTAAAAAGGAAGAACCAAAAAAAGAAGAAGATAAAAAAGAAACAGTTGAAAAACTGCCTGAAATAGCAGATAATAAGAAAATTGAGATTGGTAACGTGCTGCAGAGCCTTTCTACCGTTGATGGAATTGTAGGCAGTTTATTCCTTCTTCGCGACGGGCAGCTTGTGGCAAGCGTGCTGCCGACATCCATTAATAAGTCGGAAATAGGCGGCATTGTTGCGTCAATAGTCAATAAGACAGAGCAGTCTGTAAAGAATATGAAACAGGGTAAACTTAATCAGGTTGTTATCGCGTCAGAACACGGGCAGCTTTTGTTCACGGAACTTGGCAAAGGGGTCCTGTTCATAATAGGCGATGAAAATATAAATGTAGGTAAGATGGGGCTTGTGTTAAAGCAGGTCAAAGAAAAAATGAAGCAGTTGATGTGA
- a CDS encoding roadblock/LC7 domain-containing protein, which yields MDFKSLLQKIVSSVDGAIGAGVIGEDGIAIDQFSSRSDFDITAAGAEYSTIISNAKKASQSFGLGKTNEVLISTEKATMIMMMVGDNYFVTLALSLDGNLGRGRLELKKSIPDLEKML from the coding sequence ATGGATTTTAAAAGCCTTTTGCAGAAAATAGTCAGCAGCGTAGACGGAGCTATTGGTGCCGGTGTTATTGGCGAAGATGGCATTGCCATTGACCAGTTCTCCAGCAGGTCTGACTTTGACATAACTGCCGCAGGCGCGGAATACTCCACAATTATAAGTAATGCCAAAAAAGCATCGCAGAGTTTTGGGCTTGGCAAGACTAATGAAGTTTTAATATCAACCGAAAAAGCCACAATGATAATGATGATGGTAGGGGATAATTACTTTGTGACTCTGGCGTTAAGCCTTGACGGTAACCTTGGACGCGGCAGGCTGGAACTTAAGAAATCCATCCCAGACCTGGAAAAGATGCTTTAA
- a CDS encoding septum formation initiator family protein yields the protein MGDKREMTANYRLRKSSVKKGKKAIVPLIIALVMVFGFFKAAYTFVKMRVQKASLNSEIASLKEDNAKLSGKMANIAADEEFVSKTAREQLGLVKDGETVFILVDK from the coding sequence ATGGGAGACAAAAGGGAAATGACGGCTAATTACAGGTTAAGAAAGTCTTCAGTTAAAAAGGGAAAGAAAGCCATTGTCCCGCTGATTATAGCGCTGGTAATGGTATTTGGTTTTTTTAAAGCCGCGTATACTTTTGTAAAGATGAGGGTGCAGAAAGCGTCGTTAAATTCAGAGATAGCGTCGTTAAAAGAAGATAATGCAAAGCTGTCCGGAAAAATGGCAAACATAGCCGCTGACGAGGAATTTGTCTCCAAAACCGCCCGCGAACAGCTTGGGCTTGTTAAAGACGGGGAAACGGTTTTTATACTGGTGGATAAGTAA
- a CDS encoding four helix bundle protein, with amino-acid sequence MNEFMFENLHVYQKSIQFADDITNITEKFPKGKFYISDQLNRAVTSIPFNIAEGNGKFTAGDKRSYFRIARGSAFECVAILDICSRKKLIHEIEHKQYRETLVAICKMLTGLINKNS; translated from the coding sequence ATGAATGAGTTTATGTTTGAAAATCTGCATGTTTATCAGAAATCAATTCAGTTTGCCGATGACATTACCAACATCACCGAAAAATTCCCAAAGGGTAAATTCTACATTTCAGACCAATTAAACCGCGCCGTGACTTCAATCCCCTTTAATATTGCCGAGGGCAACGGTAAGTTTACAGCCGGTGATAAAAGAAGTTATTTCAGAATTGCCCGCGGCAGTGCTTTTGAATGCGTTGCAATACTGGATATATGCAGCAGAAAAAAACTTATCCATGAAATCGAACATAAACAATATAGGGAAACGCTGGTGGCTATCTGCAAAATGCTGACAGGACTTATTAATAAAAACTCTTAA
- the mnmG gene encoding tRNA uridine-5-carboxymethylaminomethyl(34) synthesis enzyme MnmG: protein MIPEKSYDIIVIGAGHAGCEAALAPARMGFKTALFTINIDHIAQLSCNPSIGGLAKGQLVREIDALGGEMALAADNASIQFKVLNINKGPAVRGLRSQADKYEYPAYMRRTLQNTKNLDVKQASVRAVTTDDKGITGIITDTSTFYSAKSVIITAGTFLNGIMYIGLQQFKGGRLGDPPSEGLSESLIQLGFRLGRMKTGTNPRIDIRSVDLDKFTPQPGDAVPVPFSFKTEKIEIQQVMCWLARTNKNTADIIMKNLDRSPLYSSSDRMIFGIGPRYCPSIEDKIVKFPEKTSHQVFLEPEAKNSNEIYLNGLSTSLPRDVQLNYVRSIEGMEKAEITRPGYGIEYDYAPPTQLNKYLETKLIPGLFFAGQINGTSGYEEAAAQGLIAGINAGLKLSGKSMFSPGREESYLGVMIDDLITKDVKEPYRLFSSRAEHRLVLRNDNADIRLMEYGRSFGLIDDKTYDAFMFKKDFFKTEKERLNKIYIHPSPETDAKLKGIGTPALNAESSLLQLLRRPEVPYETLSVFTEIPKLTGHVSEYFVSEIKYEGYIKKQNEQIEKFKKLEEKIIPPEFDFMKAEGLPLEARQRLNEIKPDTLGMASRIQGVTPSDINVLLLLIKKFSN, encoded by the coding sequence TTGATACCGGAGAAAAGTTACGACATTATTGTAATAGGCGCCGGACACGCCGGCTGCGAAGCGGCGCTTGCGCCCGCGCGCATGGGTTTTAAAACCGCCCTTTTTACAATTAATATAGACCATATAGCGCAGCTTTCATGCAACCCTTCTATCGGCGGGCTTGCCAAAGGCCAGCTTGTGCGTGAAATTGACGCGCTGGGCGGAGAAATGGCGCTTGCCGCCGACAACGCTTCCATTCAGTTTAAAGTTTTAAATATAAACAAAGGCCCGGCAGTACGCGGCTTAAGGTCTCAGGCGGACAAATATGAATATCCCGCGTATATGCGCAGAACCCTTCAGAACACAAAAAACCTTGATGTTAAACAGGCGTCGGTCAGGGCAGTCACCACAGATGACAAAGGCATTACCGGAATTATCACCGACACTTCCACTTTTTATTCCGCAAAATCAGTTATAATAACCGCAGGCACATTTCTAAACGGAATTATGTACATAGGGCTTCAGCAGTTTAAAGGCGGAAGGCTTGGCGACCCGCCGTCAGAAGGGCTGTCAGAATCACTGATACAGCTTGGATTCAGACTTGGCCGCATGAAAACGGGCACAAACCCGCGCATTGATATAAGGTCGGTTGACCTTGATAAATTTACCCCGCAGCCGGGAGATGCTGTACCGGTCCCTTTTTCTTTTAAAACGGAAAAAATTGAAATTCAGCAGGTAATGTGCTGGCTTGCAAGGACTAATAAAAATACAGCGGATATAATTATGAAAAACCTTGACCGCTCCCCCCTTTACAGCAGCAGCGACAGGATGATATTCGGAATAGGGCCAAGGTACTGCCCTTCAATAGAAGATAAAATCGTAAAGTTTCCGGAAAAAACATCGCACCAGGTTTTTCTGGAACCGGAAGCAAAAAATTCAAATGAAATATATTTAAACGGGCTTTCCACATCATTACCGCGCGACGTTCAGCTTAATTACGTCCGTTCAATTGAAGGGATGGAAAAAGCGGAAATAACGCGCCCCGGCTACGGCATAGAATACGACTATGCCCCTCCCACGCAGCTTAACAAATACCTTGAAACCAAATTAATCCCGGGGCTGTTTTTTGCCGGCCAGATTAACGGGACATCGGGCTATGAAGAGGCGGCGGCTCAGGGCTTAATTGCGGGCATTAATGCCGGGCTTAAGCTGTCAGGTAAAAGTATGTTTTCCCCCGGCCGCGAAGAATCATATCTGGGAGTAATGATAGATGACCTTATAACAAAAGACGTAAAAGAACCTTACCGTTTATTTTCGTCGCGCGCGGAACACAGGCTTGTGTTAAGAAACGATAATGCCGACATCCGCCTTATGGAATACGGGCGTTCTTTCGGCCTTATTGACGATAAAACCTATGACGCTTTTATGTTTAAAAAAGATTTTTTTAAAACAGAAAAAGAACGGCTTAATAAAATTTATATCCACCCTTCCCCGGAAACAGACGCAAAACTAAAAGGCATAGGAACTCCCGCCCTTAACGCGGAAAGCTCCCTTCTGCAGCTTCTAAGAAGGCCGGAAGTCCCGTATGAGACGCTGTCAGTTTTTACCGAAATACCGAAATTAACCGGTCACGTATCCGAATATTTTGTTTCCGAGATTAAATACGAAGGCTACATTAAAAAACAGAACGAGCAAATTGAAAAATTCAAGAAACTTGAAGAAAAAATAATACCGCCGGAATTTGATTTTATGAAAGCCGAAGGCCTGCCATTGGAAGCCCGCCAGAGACTAAACGAGATTAAACCGGATACGCTGGGAATGGCCTCCCGCATCCAGGGCGTGACCCCTTCCGACATCAACGTGTTATTACTTCTTATAAAGAAGTTTAGCAACTAA
- the rlmN gene encoding 23S rRNA (adenine(2503)-C(2))-methyltransferase RlmN, producing MKNDIKAMTLQEIQEVITAAGFEKYRAQQIYEWIYKKKAQSTDDFKNIPAKVREYLEANYDFFLPEIIKQQESEIDGTKKLLLQLDEDTKIETVILNDEDRYTACISSQAGCGCGCAFCATATLGLKRDLTAGEIVGQFLRDEIEAAHLLDNVVFMGMGEPLLNTQNVFKAIKLLSDPKGRGFSQKRITVSTVGIIPGIEAMIEEGLKVNLAVSLITADTALRSKLVPMEKTYPIKDVIKTAKRYCAKSETRLTFEYVIMEGVNDSAQDAEMLVELIRGIDCRVNLIPYNKVSGKKYSSGQREKTISFQKILKGYRIKALIRKEKGADIDAACGQLAAKEDKK from the coding sequence ATGAAAAATGATATTAAAGCAATGACACTGCAGGAAATACAGGAAGTGATTACAGCTGCGGGATTTGAAAAGTACAGGGCACAGCAGATATATGAATGGATATACAAAAAAAAGGCGCAGAGCACGGATGATTTTAAAAACATACCCGCAAAGGTAAGGGAATACCTTGAAGCCAACTACGATTTTTTTCTGCCCGAAATTATAAAACAGCAGGAATCGGAAATTGACGGCACAAAAAAACTTCTGCTTCAGCTTGATGAAGATACAAAGATAGAGACAGTTATTTTAAATGACGAAGACAGGTATACCGCGTGCATCTCTTCACAGGCAGGGTGCGGCTGCGGGTGCGCGTTTTGCGCCACTGCCACGCTGGGCTTAAAAAGGGACCTTACAGCGGGAGAGATTGTAGGGCAGTTTTTAAGGGATGAAATAGAAGCAGCCCATCTGCTGGATAATGTGGTATTTATGGGCATGGGCGAGCCGCTTTTAAATACGCAGAATGTGTTTAAAGCCATAAAACTTCTTTCTGACCCAAAGGGCAGGGGATTTTCGCAGAAAAGAATAACAGTATCCACCGTGGGTATCATTCCGGGGATTGAAGCAATGATTGAAGAAGGGCTTAAAGTAAACCTTGCTGTTTCTTTAATAACGGCAGATACAGCGTTAAGGTCAAAACTTGTACCAATGGAAAAAACATATCCTATTAAGGACGTCATAAAGACCGCAAAAAGGTACTGTGCAAAATCGGAAACCCGCCTTACCTTTGAATACGTTATTATGGAAGGGGTTAATGATTCAGCGCAGGATGCGGAAATGCTGGTTGAACTTATCAGGGGCATTGACTGCAGGGTAAATTTAATTCCTTATAATAAAGTAAGCGGGAAGAAATATTCTTCGGGCCAGCGTGAAAAAACCATCAGTTTTCAGAAGATATTAAAGGGATACAGGATAAAAGCGCTTATAAGAAAAGAAAAAGGCGCGGATATTGACGCGGCCTGCGGACAGCTTGCCGCAAAAGAGGATAAGAAATAG